Proteins from one Fibrobacterota bacterium genomic window:
- the modA gene encoding molybdate ABC transporter substrate-binding protein, translated as MRKYQPIFLFILFSLSSALRPVWGKDAPQFTAAVAANVQFAMEELKADFKKSAGVEVKTVYGSSGKLAAQIKNGAPFDVFISADMDFPDSLAKWGYASAKPKPYAYGKLVLWTMRDSDPSKGLSLLAEAGVEKIALADSERAPYGREAVKALKKSGYYDRVKKKLVFGESISQVNQYVLLGTADIGITAKSVVLAADMRGKGKWADVDSTAYDPIAQGAVICKYGAENNPGPSAKFLEYLYSAPARIILAKYGYLLP; from the coding sequence ATGCGAAAATATCAACCAATATTCCTGTTCATTTTATTTTCCCTTTCTTCCGCGCTCCGCCCGGTCTGGGGCAAGGATGCGCCTCAATTTACCGCCGCCGTGGCGGCCAACGTGCAATTCGCCATGGAAGAGTTGAAGGCGGATTTCAAGAAGTCGGCCGGCGTCGAAGTCAAAACCGTCTACGGCTCTTCCGGCAAGCTCGCGGCCCAGATCAAGAACGGCGCCCCCTTCGACGTCTTCATCTCCGCCGATATGGATTTCCCCGACTCCCTGGCGAAATGGGGTTATGCCTCGGCTAAGCCGAAGCCCTATGCCTACGGGAAATTGGTCTTGTGGACGATGCGGGATTCGGATCCTTCCAAGGGCCTTTCCCTGCTGGCCGAAGCGGGCGTGGAAAAGATCGCCCTGGCCGATTCGGAGCGGGCCCCCTACGGCCGCGAAGCCGTCAAGGCGCTCAAGAAGTCCGGTTATTATGACCGCGTTAAGAAGAAGCTGGTCTTCGGGGAAAGCATTTCCCAAGTGAACCAATACGTCCTGCTGGGCACGGCGGATATCGGCATTACGGCCAAATCGGTTGTCCTCGCGGCGGATATGCGCGGCAAGGGCAAGTGGGCCGATGTGGATAGCACGGCCTACGATCCCATCGCGCAAGGCGCGGTCATCTGCAAGTACGGCGCCGAGAACAATCCCGGCCCGTCGGCCAAGTTCCTGGAATACCTGTACTCCGCCCCAGCCAGGATCATCCTGGCCAAATACGGCTACCTACTACCCTGA
- the modB gene encoding molybdate ABC transporter permease subunit → MSSLDLEPIWLTLKLSAATCAILILLAVPLAWGLAQAPARWRLPLHALVSMPLVLPPSVLGFYLLVAFSPENAFGHFLKTRLHLSIAFTFTGLVIGSVIFSLPFMVNPLLSGFDGLPPSLTEAAYVLGKSRWTTLLRVSLPNLKPALLSGIALTFAHTMGEFGVVLMIGGKIPGVTKVASIAVFDEVESLRFGNAHVHALILFVLSFAILITLFAVNRKKVKPF, encoded by the coding sequence ATGTCCAGCCTTGACCTGGAGCCGATCTGGCTCACCCTCAAACTGTCCGCCGCCACCTGCGCCATCCTTATCCTGCTGGCCGTGCCCTTGGCATGGGGGTTGGCGCAAGCGCCTGCGCGATGGCGCCTGCCTTTGCATGCCCTGGTCTCCATGCCGCTGGTGCTGCCGCCTTCGGTGCTGGGCTTCTACCTGCTGGTCGCCTTCAGCCCGGAGAACGCTTTCGGGCATTTCCTCAAAACCCGGCTCCATCTCTCCATCGCCTTCACCTTCACCGGGCTCGTGATCGGCTCGGTGATTTTCAGCCTGCCCTTCATGGTCAACCCCTTGCTGTCCGGTTTCGACGGCCTGCCCCCCAGCCTGACCGAAGCCGCCTACGTGCTGGGCAAATCGCGTTGGACCACCTTGCTGCGCGTCTCTCTGCCCAACCTGAAACCGGCGCTCTTGAGCGGCATCGCCCTCACCTTTGCGCATACCATGGGCGAGTTCGGGGTGGTCCTTATGATCGGCGGCAAGATCCCCGGAGTCACCAAGGTCGCCTCCATCGCCGTCTTCGATGAAGTGGAATCCCTGCGCTTCGGGAACGCCCACGTGCACGCCCTCATCCTGTTCGTCTTGTCCTTCGCCATCCTCATCACCCTGTTCGCCGTCAACCGCAAGAAGGTGAAACCGTTCTAA
- a CDS encoding TOBE domain-containing protein, with protein sequence MNRLFGTVLELESEGEFSLVGIDVAGTRLTSLVLESATSAAYLAPGNPITVLFKESEVSLAVGPLPRISIRNRLPCRVVSLAEGGILAHVVLAFAETRLHALISTRAARELELSPGAAVYALIKATEVGLAEGHVQP encoded by the coding sequence ATGAATCGATTATTCGGAACCGTATTGGAACTCGAAAGCGAAGGGGAATTCTCCCTGGTCGGCATCGACGTAGCCGGCACGCGACTCACTTCCCTCGTTCTCGAATCCGCCACCTCCGCGGCTTACCTCGCGCCCGGCAATCCCATCACCGTCCTCTTCAAGGAATCGGAAGTCTCCCTGGCGGTGGGGCCCTTGCCCCGCATCAGCATCCGCAACCGACTCCCATGCCGAGTGGTTTCCCTCGCCGAAGGCGGCATATTGGCGCATGTGGTTTTGGCGTTCGCGGAAACCCGTTTGCACGCCCTCATCAGCACGCGGGCCGCGCGGGAGCTGGAGCTGAGCCCGGGCGCGGCCGTATACGCCCTGATCAAAGCCACCGAAGTCGGGCTGGCGGAGGGCCATGTCCAGCCTTGA
- a CDS encoding T9SS type A sorting domain-containing protein, with translation CIYTGESSRTDVSAPIFVPAAMKTHPVMEGISFNGKDTTVVQQGEFHTFQKLINTVRPDAEILMRMDGTKCTKGGTGTNCGLNYPNYSTPGGYPIAWTFKATKGTVGYFMEGHDLFTMQAMTQAVWDKFFKQFMYYMAGYDSTLIIPEGVHKGGSIPQAMEKSGITFHDGQDAGVLITRSGNHLVSLYDMTGRQLYQDHGTQAPMDYDVNEKLHGVRPGIYVLRVAVPGAVRSKRILIR, from the coding sequence TGCATTTATACGGGCGAATCCTCGCGCACCGACGTGAGCGCGCCGATATTCGTCCCGGCCGCCATGAAAACCCATCCGGTGATGGAAGGGATCAGTTTCAACGGCAAGGACACCACCGTGGTTCAGCAGGGGGAGTTCCATACCTTCCAGAAGCTGATTAACACGGTCCGGCCGGATGCCGAGATTTTGATGCGGATGGACGGTACGAAGTGCACCAAGGGCGGGACCGGAACCAATTGCGGATTGAATTATCCGAATTACAGCACTCCGGGCGGCTATCCTATCGCATGGACCTTCAAGGCCACCAAGGGCACGGTGGGCTATTTCATGGAAGGCCATGACCTGTTCACCATGCAGGCCATGACCCAGGCCGTATGGGACAAGTTCTTCAAGCAATTCATGTATTACATGGCCGGCTATGATAGCACCCTCATAATCCCCGAAGGAGTTCATAAGGGCGGATCGATTCCCCAAGCCATGGAAAAGTCCGGCATCACCTTCCACGACGGACAGGACGCCGGCGTGCTCATCACCCGTTCCGGGAACCACCTGGTCTCCCTGTACGATATGACGGGACGGCAATTGTACCAGGACCATGGGACCCAAGCGCCCATGGACTATGACGTGAATGAGAAGCTGCACGGCGTGCGGCCGGGCATTTACGTGCTGCGGGTGGCGGTGCCTGGCGCGGTGCGGTCCAAGCGTATCTTGATTCGATAG
- a CDS encoding gluconokinase yields MNSDKRSQGILILMGVSGSGKTTVGKLLSAKLGWPFYDADDFQPKDNLAEMAQGLPLNDRDRRPWLLAIHDLLVGLAARRGKAIIACSALKRDYRDLLCAGVGGARFVYLKGEFAILRERLERRQGHFFKAALLGSQFELIEEPEDALVVNVDNPPEAVMESILTGLGL; encoded by the coding sequence ATGAACTCGGATAAACGCTCCCAAGGCATACTCATCCTGATGGGGGTTTCCGGCTCCGGCAAGACCACCGTGGGAAAACTGCTATCCGCCAAGCTGGGCTGGCCCTTCTACGATGCCGACGATTTCCAGCCCAAGGACAACCTGGCAGAGATGGCCCAGGGATTGCCCCTCAATGATCGGGACCGGCGACCCTGGCTATTGGCCATCCACGATTTGCTGGTTGGCCTGGCCGCGCGGCGCGGCAAGGCGATCATCGCCTGCTCCGCGCTCAAGCGGGATTACCGGGATCTGCTCTGCGCGGGAGTCGGCGGCGCCCGCTTCGTGTACCTGAAGGGCGAATTCGCCATCTTGCGCGAACGTCTGGAGCGGAGGCAGGGCCATTTTTTCAAGGCGGCCTTGCTGGGCAGCCAATTCGAACTCATCGAGGAGCCGGAGGATGCGCTGGTGGTGAACGTGGACAATCCTCCGGAGGCGGTTATGGAAAGTATATTGACGGGCCTAGGACTATGA
- a CDS encoding ATP-binding cassette domain-containing protein, with translation MIRLSLRKRLHTARGDLELDTAMDIGPGEFIALYGPSGAGKTTLLRMLAGLTRPDGGRIEVNGETWYDSAAGIDLSPQRRRVGMVFQDYALFPNMTVRGNLEFALQDRGQGERVDAILEATHLTELALRRPDTLSGGQKQRVALARALVSEPSLLLLDEPLSALDPAMRARLQDEILALQRRFSIAAILVSHDVAEVHRMAGRVYCLEDGRIARQGSPSEVFGAGRISNKLRLTGVLLEIKEAGVVRVLTVLVGGDVVRVTALPDDVEGLKVGDKVFLAAKAFNPMVFRTD, from the coding sequence ATGATCCGCCTATCTCTACGCAAGCGCTTGCATACCGCGCGCGGCGACCTGGAACTGGACACCGCCATGGATATCGGGCCGGGGGAATTCATCGCCTTGTACGGGCCATCCGGCGCGGGCAAGACCACCTTGTTGCGCATGCTGGCCGGACTGACCCGCCCGGACGGAGGCCGCATCGAGGTGAACGGTGAAACCTGGTACGACTCCGCCGCGGGCATCGACCTTTCCCCGCAACGGCGCCGGGTCGGTATGGTTTTCCAGGACTATGCCCTATTCCCCAACATGACGGTGCGCGGGAACCTGGAGTTCGCATTGCAGGACCGGGGCCAAGGCGAGCGCGTGGACGCGATCCTGGAGGCCACGCATCTCACCGAACTGGCCCTGCGGCGGCCGGACACGCTTTCCGGAGGCCAGAAGCAGCGGGTCGCGCTGGCCCGCGCCCTCGTTTCAGAACCAAGTTTATTGCTCCTGGATGAGCCCCTCTCCGCCTTGGACCCGGCCATGCGCGCCCGCCTACAGGACGAGATCCTCGCGCTGCAAAGGCGCTTTTCCATAGCCGCCATATTGGTCAGCCACGATGTGGCCGAAGTGCACCGCATGGCGGGCCGGGTCTATTGCCTGGAAGACGGCCGCATCGCGCGCCAGGGTTCCCCGTCCGAGGTGTTCGGAGCCGGCCGCATCAGCAACAAGCTTCGCCTGACCGGGGTGCTGTTGGAGATCAAAGAGGCGGGCGTGGTGCGGGTCTTGACCGTGTTGGTAGGAGGAGATGTGGTGCGGGTGACCGCGCTGCCCGATGACGTGGAAGGGCTGAAGGTTGGCGACAAGGTGTTCCTGGCGGCGAAGGCTTTCAATCCGATGGTGTTCCGGACGGACTAG